Genomic segment of Nitrospirota bacterium:
CGCCAGCTCCACAACTTCCGCTGACGATTCGCCCCCTTTCCACCTGACAGATCCCCTACATTCCACTCACAATTGAGCTGCGGTCATCGGGGCTGTCGATGGCTGGGTGACTCATGGATGGTTCTATTCCGTCGAATCGTTCAGCTCGTGGGATACCGGCCTAACGTTCGGCTTCCGTGAGATCGCCTGCCTCTTCCAGATCTTCAAGGTCGGCTTCCGCCTTCGCCTTCGTGGTTGAGGGATGCAGGCCATATTTCTTCAGCATTTTGTAGAAATCTGCCCGATAGCGACCGGCAAATTGGGCGGCGCGGGAGATATTGCCGCCGGTCAATTGCAGGACGTTCTTGAGATAGGTCTTCTCGAACTCTTCCTTGGCTTCGGTCAACGGCTTCAGCGGCGCGTCCGGTGAAGTGCCCATCGAAGGCAGGAGGTCCGGAGTAATCATGTCCTGGCGCGTCATCACGGAAGCCTTTTCAATGACATTCTCCAGCTCACGGACATTGCCTGGCCAGGGATGCGTGAGCAGCCGATTGAGCGCGGCCGGTGTAAAGCCGCGCAAATCTTTATTGGCTCGTTTGGCGCTCGCGGTCAGAAAATGTTGGGCCAACAAGGGAATATCGTCCCGTCGGTCACGCAGCGGCGGGATAAACAACGGGACGACGGAAATGCGATAAAAAAGATCGTTCCTGAAGGAACCATTCTTCACCGCTTCGCCGAGGTCTTTATTGGTCGCGGCAATAATCCGCACATCGATCTTCGTCGTCGTTTCAGAACCCACTTCGCGGACTTCCCGTTCCTGCACGGCCCGCAAGAGTTTGACCTGCATGGACAGCGGCATCTCGCCGATCTCATCGAGAAACAGCGTCCCGCCGTTGGCACATTGAAAGAGGCCTCGCTTGGCGCCATGGGCGCTGGTAAAGGCGCCACGCACATGTCCAAAGAGTTCAGACTCGAAGAGTGCTTCCGGAATGGCCGCGCAATTGAGCGCAATGAAAGGCCCTTTATTCCGTCGGCTGTTCGAATGGATCACGCGGGCGAAGACTTCTTTGCCTGTCCCTGTTTCTCCAAAGAGCAGAATGGTGGCATCGGAGTCTGCCACCTGCACCACTTGTTGGAGCAATCGCTGCATCGCAGGACTCCGTGCGACGATGTTTTCCATACCATACAATTCGTTGACGAGCGACTTCAGGCGTTGGATTTCTCCCCGCATCCGTTGCGGCGAAAGCCCCTCTTCGATCTTGGCCTTGAGTTCCTTGTCATCGAACGGTTTGGTGAGATAGCCAAAGGCCCCGCGCTGCATCGCCTCCACGGCATTGGGAATGCTGCCATGGGCCGTCAGGATGATGACCGGAAGGCCAGGCTGCATGCGCAACAATTCCTCCGTCACATCTAAGCCATCTTCGTTACCCAGGCGGAGGTCGGTAATAACCAGGTCGAACCGGTTATTCTTGGCTGCCGTGATCGCGTCACGCCCGCTGGTGCAGCCGGTCACGGCAAAACCCATG
This window contains:
- a CDS encoding sigma-54 dependent transcriptional regulator, with protein sequence MEKEHILVVDDEEGLLHLVKMRLTAMGFAVTGCTSGRDAITAAKNNRFDLVITDLRLGNEDGLDVTEELLRMQPGLPVIILTAHGSIPNAVEAMQRGAFGYLTKPFDDKELKAKIEEGLSPQRMRGEIQRLKSLVNELYGMENIVARSPAMQRLLQQVVQVADSDATILLFGETGTGKEVFARVIHSNSRRNKGPFIALNCAAIPEALFESELFGHVRGAFTSAHGAKRGLFQCANGGTLFLDEIGEMPLSMQVKLLRAVQEREVREVGSETTTKIDVRIIAATNKDLGEAVKNGSFRNDLFYRISVVPLFIPPLRDRRDDIPLLAQHFLTASAKRANKDLRGFTPAALNRLLTHPWPGNVRELENVIEKASVMTRQDMITPDLLPSMGTSPDAPLKPLTEAKEEFEKTYLKNVLQLTGGNISRAAQFAGRYRADFYKMLKKYGLHPSTTKAKAEADLEDLEEAGDLTEAER